From Glycine max cultivar Williams 82 chromosome 11, Glycine_max_v4.0, whole genome shotgun sequence, the proteins below share one genomic window:
- the LOC100527786 gene encoding RAB GTPase RABA4a-like, with protein sequence MASGGGYGDANQKVDYVFKVVLIGDSAVGKSQILARFARNEFSLDSKATIGVEFQTRTLVIQHKSVKAQIWDTAGQERYRAVTSAYYRGAVGAMLVYDITKRQSFDHIPRWLEELRNHADKNIVIILIGNKSDLENQRQVPTEDAKEFAEKEGLFFLETSALEATNVETAFMTVLTEIFNIVNKKNLAAGDNQGNGNAASLSGKQIIVPGTAQEIPKRSMCCQ encoded by the exons ATGGCTAGTGGAGGAGGCTATGGAGACGCGAACCAGAAGGTAGATTACGTGTTCAAGGTGGTGCTAATTGGTGATTCAGCGGTGGGGAAGTCGCAGATACTTGCACGCTTCGCGAGAAACGAGTTCAGTTTGGATTCAAAGGCCACAATCGGCGTCGAGTTCCAAACGCGCACTTTGGTCATTCAGCACAAGAGCGTAAAGGCTCAGATCTGGGACACTGCCGGCCAAGAACG ATACAGAGCAGTTACAAGTGCATACTACAGGGGTGCTGTTGGGGCAATGTTGGTTTATGACATAACCAAACGCCAAAGCTTTGATCACATACCTCGTTGGTTAGAAGAATTGCGTAACCATGCCGATAAGAATATAGTCATCATTCTTATAGGAAACAAAAGTGATCTTGAGAACCAGCGCCAAGTACCCACAGAGGATGCAAAAGAATTTGCCGAGAAAGAAGGCTTATTTTTCCTAGAGACCTCAGCACTGGAAGCAACTAATGTTGAAACGGCTTTCATGACTGTTTTGACAGAAATATTCAACATTGTCAACAAGAAGAACCTAGCTGCTGGTGATAATCAGGGAAATGGCAACGCAGCATCTCTGTCTGGCAAGCAGATAATTGTTCCTGGTACTGCACAAGAAATCCCCAAGAGGAGCATGTGTTGTCAGTAA
- the LOC100785618 gene encoding uncharacterized protein produces MEELRKLEKVHSMLEFMESRGVSNLDHHSNRFLANFILFLIEPSGDLAINDKCSLLSQLIPTLSSSFLEDAYQHHLDTTKRENSGFQQSLVENALLGCNQTKEYSSLQNCNENTAMVGLDSMQMANSTLEDFCRSYFMFHGLDVSKPQSIFKYLPILSFTESYIYQLDKMNEKLLQTPYNGKCVFGEKDEWQRETKLLVSCFSNDPVRPLATILEHKGLLTERIREELRLGEEYWALERKLCSALTNKEKILVEDVMKAIHLKSFDYRVLNLLLYQLQGTKVEELHMEFLSISELLVEVADDLYDYEDDVLENNFNILRMFIRIYGPSAAPSMLAKCIGEAEDKYASLQKSLDPHLSLSYQKRCAEATKEGGKVSDHPLGTWSIPTVIQDEELYRLKLKSDIS; encoded by the exons ATGGAAGAATTACGGAAACTAGAGAAAGTACATAGCATGCTGGAATTCATGGAATCACGGGGCGTTTCAAACCTCGATCATCACTCTAACCGCTTCCTCGCtaatttcattctcttcttgATAGAACCCTCCGGAGACCTTGCCATAAACGACAAGTGCTCCTTGCTTTCCCAGCTTATTCCCACT CTCTCATCTTCATTCCTTGAAGACGCGTATCAACACCACCTTGACACCACCAAGCGAGAAAATTCTG GTTTTCAACAAAGTCTTGTTGAAAATGCTTTGCTTGGTTGCAATCAGACAAAAGAATACAGTTCGTTGCAAAATTGTAATGAAAACACAGCCATGGTCGGGCTGGATTCCATGCAAATGGCAAATTCTACCCTTGAGGATTTT tgcaGATCTTACTTTATGTTTCACGGATTGGATGTAAGCAAGCCACAATCAATCTTCAAATACTTACCTATTCTTTCATTCACAGAGAGTTATATTTATCAG CTAGATAAAATGAATGAGAAATTGCTGCAAACACCCTACAATGGAAAGTGTGTATTTGGAGAAAAAGATGAG TGGCAGAGAGAAACTAAATTATTGGTTTCTTGCTTCTCAAATGACCCAGTTAGACCACTTGCGACTATTCTTGAACACAAAGGCCTTTTGACGGAAAG GATAAGAGAAGAACTTAGACTAGGAGAAGAGTACTGGGCTCTTGAAAGAAAGCTCTGTTCTGCACTAACAAACAAAGAGAAG ATTCTTGTTGAAGATGTGATGAAGGCTATTCATTTGAAGTCTTTTGATTATCGAGTGCTGAATCTTCTTCTCTATCAACTGCAAGGGACTAAG GTGGAGGAGTTGCATATGGAGTTTCTCTCAATTTCGGAGTTGCTAGTGGAAGTTGCTGATGATCT GTATGATTATGAG GATGATGTTTTAGAGaacaatttcaatattttgcgCATGTTTATCCGAATATATGGACCTTCAGCTGCCCCTTCTATGCTG GCGAAGTGCATTGGTGAGGCTGAAGATAAGTATGCAAGTTTACAGAAATCACTTGATCCACATCTCTCTCTGAGCTACCAGAAAAGATGTGCAGAAGCCACTAAAGAAG gtgGAAAAGTATCAGACCACCCACTTGGAACATGGAGTATTCCAACTGTGATTCAAGATGAGGAATTGTATAGATTAAAGCTGAAGTCAGATATTTCGtga